In Cupriavidus basilensis, one genomic interval encodes:
- a CDS encoding ABC transporter ATP-binding protein — METLQDTVPDALANTDVGGPAQPLVIARDLIKHFPLKAKLPWRSGGEVRAVDGVSFEVRKGETLGVVGESGCGKSTTARLLMQLIEQNSGELIFDALGVGSAQLPMKRYRSQVQMVFQDSYSSLNPRLTIEESIAFTARVHGIDAAEASARARALLDRVGLEPMRFAGRYPHELSGGQRQRVNIARALVLRPRLVILDEAVSALDKSVEAQVLNLLLDLKAEFDLTYVFISHDLNVIRYLCDRVMVMYLGKVVEVGDTETLYANPAHPYTRALLASMPAMDPDHRTQVAPLAGDPPNPINPPSGCSFHPRCAMAEDVCARRAPQLSEALAGHPVACLMANADGGHSRQMPAAASPLVAAP; from the coding sequence ATGGAAACCTTGCAAGACACGGTACCTGATGCATTGGCCAACACCGACGTCGGCGGCCCCGCGCAACCGCTGGTGATCGCGCGCGACCTGATCAAGCACTTCCCGCTCAAGGCGAAACTGCCCTGGCGCAGCGGTGGCGAAGTCCGCGCCGTCGACGGCGTCAGCTTCGAAGTGAGAAAGGGCGAAACGCTGGGCGTGGTCGGCGAATCCGGCTGCGGCAAGTCCACCACCGCGCGGCTGCTGATGCAGTTGATCGAGCAAAACAGCGGCGAGCTGATTTTCGATGCGCTGGGCGTGGGATCGGCCCAGTTGCCGATGAAGCGCTACCGCAGCCAGGTGCAGATGGTGTTCCAGGACAGCTACTCCTCGCTCAATCCGCGCCTGACCATCGAGGAATCCATCGCCTTTACCGCGCGCGTGCACGGCATCGACGCGGCCGAAGCCAGCGCGCGCGCACGTGCCCTGCTGGATCGCGTGGGCCTGGAGCCAATGCGCTTTGCCGGGCGCTATCCGCACGAGCTCTCCGGCGGGCAGCGCCAGCGGGTGAATATCGCGCGGGCGCTGGTGCTGCGCCCGCGCCTGGTGATTCTCGATGAAGCGGTGTCGGCGCTGGACAAATCGGTGGAGGCGCAGGTGCTGAACCTGCTGCTCGACCTCAAGGCCGAGTTCGACCTTACCTACGTCTTCATCAGCCACGACCTGAACGTGATCCGCTACCTGTGCGACCGCGTGATGGTGATGTACCTGGGCAAGGTCGTGGAGGTGGGCGACACCGAAACGCTCTACGCCAACCCCGCGCACCCCTACACGCGTGCGCTGCTGGCCTCGATGCCGGCGATGGACCCGGATCACCGCACCCAGGTTGCGCCGCTGGCGGGAGACCCGCCCAACCCGATCAACCCGCCATCCGGCTGCAGCTTCCATCCGCGCTGCGCCATGGCGGAGGACGTTTGCGCGCGCCGTGCGCCGCAGTTGTCCGAAGCGCTGGCGGGGCATCCGGTGGCCTGCCTGATGGCGAACGCGGACGGCGGCCACAGCCGGCAGATGCCCGCGGCCGCAAGCCCGCTTGTTGCAGCACCTTGA
- a CDS encoding ABC transporter permease, translating into MEMTLKKPALVPVVQRSPGYWATVGKRLLRNKLAMLAALILLALVLMAIFAPVLMPADPYAASIMKRLKPIGTEHYLLGTDELGRDLLSRLMLGARLSLFMGITPVLIAFVIGSALGIVAGYAGGWTNTVIMRLVDILYAFPSVLLAIALSGTLGAGVGNALLSLTIVFVPQIVRVAESVTTQVRNREFVDAARASGASSLTIVRAHVLNNVLGPIFVYATSLISVSMILASGLSFLGLGVKPPEPEWGLMLNTLRTAIYTQPLVAALPGAMIFLTSISFNLLADGIRSAMEIKD; encoded by the coding sequence ATGGAAATGACTCTGAAAAAGCCCGCCCTTGTGCCCGTCGTGCAGCGCTCGCCCGGCTACTGGGCCACGGTGGGCAAACGCCTGCTGCGCAACAAGCTGGCCATGCTGGCCGCGCTGATCCTGCTGGCGCTGGTGCTGATGGCGATCTTCGCGCCCGTGCTGATGCCGGCCGATCCGTATGCGGCCTCGATCATGAAACGCCTCAAGCCGATCGGCACGGAGCACTACCTGCTTGGCACCGACGAGCTGGGGCGCGACCTGCTGTCGCGCCTGATGCTGGGCGCGCGGCTGTCGCTGTTCATGGGCATCACGCCGGTGCTGATCGCCTTTGTGATCGGCAGCGCGCTGGGCATCGTCGCGGGCTATGCCGGCGGCTGGACCAATACCGTGATCATGCGGCTGGTTGACATCCTGTACGCCTTCCCCTCGGTGCTGCTGGCCATCGCGCTGTCGGGCACGCTGGGCGCGGGCGTGGGCAATGCGCTGCTGTCGCTCACCATCGTGTTCGTGCCGCAGATCGTGCGCGTGGCGGAGAGCGTGACCACGCAGGTGCGCAACCGCGAGTTCGTCGATGCGGCGCGCGCCTCGGGTGCGTCATCGCTCACCATCGTGCGCGCCCACGTGCTCAACAATGTGCTGGGGCCGATCTTTGTCTACGCCACCAGCCTGATCTCGGTGTCGATGATCCTGGCCTCCGGCCTGTCGTTCCTCGGCCTCGGCGTCAAGCCGCCCGAGCCGGAATGGGGCCTGATGCTCAACACGCTGCGCACGGCGATCTATACGCAGCCGCTGGTTGCCGCCCTGCCCGGCGCCATGATCTTCCTGACCTCGATCTCCTTCAACCTGCTCGCCGATGGCATTCGCTCGGCGATGGAAATCAAGGACTGA
- a CDS encoding ABC transporter permease: MLYLLRRIVYAIPILLGVALLCFSLVHIAPGDPLVSVLPPDASEDLRRQLTALYGFDKPFIEQFLHWLTRALHGDLGTSIATNRPVMSEVMTAVINSVRLAAVATLIGFTFGCLFGFVAGYFRDSAADRTASFLSVFGVSMPHYWLGMVLVIVFSVFLGWLPATGAGPGGSGDWTWDWEHIQYMVLPAVTMSVIPMGIVARTIRALVAEILANEFIVGLKARGLSELAVFRHVLKNVAPTALSVMGLQLGYLLGGSILIETVFSWPGTGFLLNSAIFQRDFPLLQGTILVLAVFFVLLNLLVDALQTLFDPRIQRN, encoded by the coding sequence ATGCTCTACCTGCTCCGCCGCATCGTCTACGCGATCCCCATCCTGCTCGGGGTCGCCCTGCTCTGCTTCTCGCTGGTCCATATCGCGCCGGGCGACCCGCTGGTGTCGGTACTGCCGCCCGACGCCTCCGAGGACCTTCGCCGCCAGCTCACCGCGCTCTACGGCTTCGATAAGCCCTTTATCGAACAATTCCTGCACTGGCTCACCCGCGCGCTGCACGGCGACCTGGGCACCTCCATCGCCACCAACCGCCCGGTGATGAGCGAGGTGATGACGGCGGTGATCAACTCGGTCCGGCTGGCCGCGGTGGCCACGCTGATCGGCTTTACCTTCGGCTGCCTGTTCGGCTTCGTGGCGGGTTACTTCCGCGATTCCGCGGCGGACCGCACGGCCTCCTTCCTGTCGGTCTTCGGCGTGAGCATGCCGCACTACTGGCTGGGCATGGTGCTGGTGATCGTGTTCTCCGTGTTCCTCGGCTGGCTGCCCGCCACCGGCGCCGGCCCCGGTGGCTCCGGCGACTGGACATGGGACTGGGAGCATATCCAGTACATGGTGCTGCCGGCGGTGACGATGTCGGTGATCCCGATGGGCATCGTGGCACGCACCATCCGCGCGCTCGTGGCCGAGATCCTCGCGAACGAATTCATCGTCGGCCTCAAGGCACGCGGCCTGTCGGAGCTGGCGGTGTTCCGCCATGTGCTGAAGAACGTGGCGCCCACCGCGCTGTCGGTGATGGGCCTGCAGCTCGGCTACCTGCTGGGCGGCTCGATCCTGATCGAGACGGTGTTCTCCTGGCCCGGCACGGGTTTCCTGCTCAACTCGGCGATCTTCCAGCGCGACTTTCCGCTGCTGCAGGGGACCATCCTTGTGCTTGCCGTGTTCTTCGTATTGCTGAACCTGCTGGTCGATGCGCTGCAGACCTTGTTCGACCCGCGCATCCAGCGCAACTGA
- a CDS encoding ABC transporter substrate-binding protein codes for MAEKVLRIGMTAADIPRTLGQPDQGFEGNRFTGIPMYDGLTQWDLSKANGPSLLIADLATEWKVDAKDKTRWIFKLRPGVKFHDGSPFNADAVVWNVGKVLDKTARQFDPSQVGVTASRMPTLRSAKKIDDLTVELVTSEPDSFLPYNLSNLFMASPTQWDKKLAAVPASVTDPAERSKQAWVAFAADASGTGPFKMSRFVPRERLEMVKNAQYWDAKRVPKIDKVVMQPMPEANARTAALLSGQVDWIEAPAPDAVAQIKSRGFEVYANAQPHMWPWQLSFAPGSPWLDKRVRQAANLCVNREGLKTLLGGYMAESKGIVEKGNPWWGNPTFDIKYDANAARKLMQEAGYSAAKPMKVKVQVSASGSGQMQPLPMNEYVQQNLKACFIDVDFDVVEWNTLFTNWRIGAKDPSAHGANAINVSFAAMDPFFAMVRFVSTKTQPPVSNNWGYFGNAEFDKLIETARTSFDEKARDTALAKLHARIVEEAPFVLIAHDVGPRAISRKVKGVVQPQSWFIDIATMSMD; via the coding sequence ATGGCCGAGAAGGTACTGCGCATCGGCATGACCGCCGCCGACATCCCGCGCACGCTGGGCCAGCCCGACCAGGGTTTCGAAGGCAACCGCTTCACCGGTATCCCGATGTATGACGGGCTGACCCAGTGGGACCTGTCCAAGGCCAACGGCCCCAGCCTGCTGATTGCCGACCTGGCCACGGAGTGGAAGGTCGATGCCAAGGACAAGACCAGGTGGATCTTCAAGCTGCGCCCCGGCGTGAAATTCCACGACGGCTCGCCGTTCAACGCCGACGCCGTGGTGTGGAACGTGGGCAAGGTGCTCGACAAGACCGCCAGGCAGTTCGATCCCAGCCAGGTTGGCGTGACCGCCTCGCGCATGCCGACACTGCGCTCGGCCAAGAAGATCGACGACCTCACGGTGGAGCTGGTCACGTCGGAGCCAGACTCCTTCCTGCCCTACAACCTGAGCAACCTGTTCATGGCTTCGCCCACGCAGTGGGACAAGAAGCTGGCCGCCGTGCCGGCCTCGGTGACCGATCCGGCCGAGCGCTCCAAGCAAGCCTGGGTGGCCTTTGCCGCCGATGCTTCCGGCACCGGTCCCTTCAAGATGAGCCGCTTCGTGCCGCGCGAGCGCCTGGAGATGGTGAAGAACGCGCAGTACTGGGACGCCAAGCGCGTGCCCAAGATCGACAAGGTGGTGATGCAGCCGATGCCGGAGGCCAATGCCCGCACCGCCGCGCTGCTGTCGGGCCAGGTCGACTGGATCGAGGCACCGGCACCGGATGCCGTGGCGCAGATCAAGAGCCGCGGCTTTGAGGTCTACGCCAATGCCCAGCCGCATATGTGGCCGTGGCAGCTGTCGTTCGCGCCCGGGTCTCCCTGGCTCGACAAGCGCGTGCGCCAGGCGGCCAACCTGTGCGTGAACCGCGAGGGCCTGAAGACCTTGCTGGGCGGCTACATGGCCGAATCCAAGGGCATCGTCGAAAAGGGCAACCCGTGGTGGGGCAACCCCACGTTCGATATCAAGTACGACGCCAACGCCGCGCGCAAGCTGATGCAGGAAGCCGGCTACTCGGCCGCCAAGCCGATGAAGGTGAAGGTGCAGGTCTCCGCCTCGGGCTCCGGCCAGATGCAGCCGCTGCCGATGAACGAGTATGTGCAGCAGAACCTGAAGGCGTGCTTCATCGACGTCGACTTCGACGTGGTCGAGTGGAACACGCTGTTTACCAACTGGCGCATCGGCGCCAAGGACCCGAGCGCGCATGGCGCCAACGCCATCAACGTGAGCTTTGCGGCGATGGACCCGTTCTTCGCCATGGTCCGTTTTGTCAGCACCAAGACGCAGCCGCCGGTCTCGAACAACTGGGGCTACTTCGGCAACGCGGAGTTCGACAAGCTGATCGAAACGGCGCGCACGTCGTTCGACGAGAAGGCGCGCGACACGGCGCTGGCCAAGCTGCATGCCCGCATCGTGGAAGAAGCGCCTTTCGTGCTGATCGCGCATGACGTAGGCCCGCGCGCGATCTCCAGGAAGGTCAAGGGTGTGGTGCAGCCGCAGAGCTGGTTTATCGACATCGCCACCATGTCGATGGACTGA
- a CDS encoding Zn-dependent hydrolase — protein MDQQHLPRINAARLWQSLMDLAQIGATPKGGVCRIALTELDRQGRDLVVGWCRAAGLDVRTDEVGNVFARRAGSDPHAAAVATGSHIDTQPSGGKFDGNFGVLAGLEVMRTLNDLGIVTRAPLELAFWTNEEGTRFTPVMMGSGAFAGVFEAEFIRAQRDLDGISVGEALEQIGYRGAQPVGEVPGGMFAAYFEAHIEQGPVLEAAGLPIGVVSGALGQQWYDVTVTGMDAHAGPTPLTLRHDAMLAAARMIDEVNRIAVDEAPHGRGTVGYVQVTPNSRNVIPGRVDFSVDLRNLSQAGLDRMDAAMRASFAQIAQRGAVEVSISQVVKFEPCVFAPACVDSVRRAAAALGLPHMDVVSGAGHDAVYVAQRAPTGMIFVPCKDGISHNELEDALPEHIEAGANVLLQAMLEHAR, from the coding sequence ATGGATCAGCAACACCTTCCCCGCATCAACGCAGCACGCCTGTGGCAATCGCTGATGGACCTCGCGCAGATCGGCGCCACGCCCAAGGGTGGCGTGTGCCGCATCGCGCTGACCGAGCTGGACCGCCAGGGCCGCGACCTGGTGGTCGGCTGGTGCCGCGCGGCCGGGCTCGATGTGCGCACCGACGAGGTAGGCAACGTGTTCGCGCGCCGTGCCGGCAGCGATCCCCATGCGGCTGCGGTGGCCACCGGCAGCCACATCGACACCCAGCCCTCGGGCGGCAAGTTCGACGGCAATTTCGGCGTGCTGGCTGGCCTGGAGGTGATGCGCACGCTCAACGACCTGGGCATCGTCACCCGCGCGCCGCTGGAGCTGGCGTTCTGGACCAACGAGGAGGGCACCCGCTTTACGCCGGTGATGATGGGCTCGGGTGCCTTCGCCGGTGTGTTCGAGGCGGAGTTTATCCGCGCCCAGCGCGACCTTGACGGCATCAGCGTGGGCGAGGCGCTGGAGCAGATCGGCTATCGCGGCGCGCAGCCCGTGGGCGAAGTGCCGGGCGGCATGTTCGCGGCCTATTTCGAGGCGCATATCGAGCAGGGGCCGGTGCTGGAAGCCGCCGGGCTGCCGATCGGCGTGGTCTCGGGCGCGCTCGGCCAGCAATGGTACGACGTGACCGTGACCGGCATGGACGCCCACGCCGGCCCCACGCCGCTGACGCTGCGCCACGACGCCATGCTGGCGGCCGCCCGCATGATCGATGAAGTCAATCGCATCGCCGTGGATGAGGCCCCGCACGGGCGCGGCACGGTAGGCTACGTGCAGGTCACGCCCAACTCACGCAACGTGATTCCGGGCCGTGTGGACTTTTCCGTGGACCTGCGCAATCTCTCGCAGGCAGGGCTGGACCGCATGGACGCCGCCATGCGCGCCTCGTTCGCGCAGATTGCGCAACGTGGCGCGGTGGAAGTGTCGATCAGCCAGGTGGTGAAGTTCGAGCCCTGCGTGTTCGCGCCGGCATGCGTGGACAGCGTGCGCCGCGCCGCGGCCGCGCTGGGGCTGCCGCACATGGACGTGGTCAGCGGCGCCGGGCACGACGCCGTGTACGTGGCGCAGCGCGCGCCCACCGGCATGATCTTCGTGCCGTGCAAGGACGGCATCAGCCACAACGAGCTGGAAGACGCGCTGCCCGAACATATCGAGGCCGGCGCCAATGTGCTGCTGCAAGCGATGCTGGAGCACGCGCGCTAA
- a CDS encoding IclR family transcriptional regulator → MNRQDQHENGGEAPVSGTDSDTESDEKSARPDPLFNQSLEKGLEVLRAFSAVHRTLTLAELAGLTGMTKSSAQRTVHTLETLGYMAKHPQTRRFRLTPKVMEIGYNYLSADALIQVASPYLSQLANASGETANLTEPVGLEMVYVAQLMTSKYIPVLTPVGMRIPMYCTSSGRAYLSTLPDDQVMAMLEDSARVARTPATLTDVATIFETVLACRKVGYACNNEELFLGDMGVGAAIVNSQGQAVGAVHVSPPASRWSMAEAQKKLAPMVIECAWAISRSIAH, encoded by the coding sequence ATGAACCGGCAGGACCAACACGAAAACGGCGGCGAAGCGCCGGTCAGCGGCACGGATAGCGACACGGAAAGCGACGAAAAATCCGCTCGCCCTGACCCGCTTTTCAATCAGTCGCTGGAGAAAGGGCTGGAAGTGCTGCGGGCTTTCAGCGCAGTCCATCGCACCCTCACGCTGGCCGAACTGGCGGGGCTGACCGGCATGACCAAAAGCTCCGCGCAACGCACCGTGCATACGCTGGAAACGCTGGGCTATATGGCCAAGCACCCGCAGACGCGGCGCTTCCGGCTGACGCCCAAGGTGATGGAGATCGGCTACAACTACCTGTCCGCCGACGCGCTGATCCAGGTCGCCAGCCCTTACCTGTCGCAGCTCGCCAATGCCAGCGGCGAGACCGCCAACCTGACCGAGCCGGTGGGGCTGGAAATGGTCTACGTGGCGCAGTTGATGACGTCGAAGTACATCCCGGTGCTGACGCCCGTTGGCATGCGCATCCCGATGTACTGCACCAGCAGCGGCCGCGCGTACCTGAGCACATTGCCCGACGATCAGGTGATGGCCATGCTCGAGGACTCGGCCCGGGTGGCGCGCACGCCGGCCACGCTGACCGATGTAGCGACGATCTTCGAGACGGTGCTGGCTTGCCGGAAGGTGGGCTACGCCTGCAACAACGAGGAGTTGTTCCTGGGCGATATGGGCGTGGGCGCGGCCATCGTCAACAGCCAGGGGCAGGCGGTGGGCGCGGTGCATGTGTCGCCTCCGGCCAGCCGCTGGAGCATGGCCGAGGCGCAGAAAAAGCTGGCGCCGATGGTGATCGAATGCGCGTGGGCGATCTCGCGCTCGATCGCCCACTGA
- a CDS encoding GntR family transcriptional regulator: MSNPIRLVGGADHTPEPASRAATGAALREQAYAEIKRRIISCEFRPGEPLNEAQVAALLGIGRTPVHQALHRLEVEGLVSILPRKGVLVSPLSLNEVLDMIEVRATNEVLCATLACERAHESDLKAMREIVDRSPDLIARRDITGLAALDLKFHTAMSAASRNRVLADLLRGLHEKQARFWFLSLSDPQHLENVYQEHRVIIDALERRDVPAVREAIREHIDEFRKNIIRTI; the protein is encoded by the coding sequence ATGTCGAACCCGATCCGGCTGGTCGGCGGCGCCGATCACACCCCCGAGCCAGCTTCGCGCGCTGCCACTGGCGCCGCGTTGCGCGAGCAGGCCTATGCCGAGATCAAGCGGCGCATCATTTCCTGCGAATTTCGTCCTGGCGAGCCGCTCAACGAAGCCCAGGTCGCGGCCTTGCTCGGCATTGGCCGCACCCCCGTGCACCAGGCGCTGCACCGGCTGGAAGTGGAAGGGCTGGTGTCGATCCTGCCGCGCAAGGGCGTGCTGGTCTCGCCGCTATCGCTCAACGAAGTGCTCGACATGATCGAAGTGCGCGCCACCAACGAAGTGCTGTGCGCCACGCTGGCCTGCGAGCGCGCCCACGAGAGCGATCTCAAGGCCATGCGCGAGATCGTCGACCGCTCGCCCGACCTGATCGCGCGGCGCGACATCACCGGCCTGGCCGCGCTCGACCTCAAGTTCCATACCGCCATGTCGGCCGCCTCGCGCAATCGCGTGCTGGCCGACCTGCTGCGCGGCTTGCACGAGAAGCAGGCGCGCTTCTGGTTCCTCTCGCTGTCCGACCCGCAGCACCTGGAGAACGTCTACCAGGAGCACAGGGTGATCATCGATGCCCTGGAGCGGCGCGACGTGCCGGCGGTGCGCGAGGCCATCCGCGAACACATTGACGAATTCCGGAAGAACATCATCCGGACCATCTGA
- a CDS encoding DUF2848 domain-containing protein, with protein MPTLQFHVAGEGELVLDIQRLIIAGWTGRDADAVNHHIRELEEIGVKPPTTVPCFYPLAASLLTTDTLLEVPREDSSGEIEFVLLAGKEAMYIGVGSDHTDRKVEAYDVTVSKQMCAKPLGTEVWRFDDVAAHWDQLQMRCWRTRNGQRELYQEGLVTRLLDPRDLIQRLTGEDKLPVGTAMFCGTQAVIGELGSGEAFEVELHDPVRKRTLRHAYRVACLAVAP; from the coding sequence ATGCCGACACTTCAATTCCACGTAGCCGGCGAGGGTGAACTCGTCCTCGATATCCAGCGCCTCATCATCGCCGGCTGGACCGGCCGCGACGCCGACGCCGTCAACCACCACATCCGCGAGCTCGAAGAAATCGGCGTCAAGCCGCCGACCACCGTGCCGTGCTTCTACCCGCTGGCCGCCTCGCTGCTGACCACCGACACGCTGCTCGAAGTGCCGCGCGAAGACTCCTCCGGCGAAATCGAGTTCGTGCTGCTGGCGGGCAAGGAGGCGATGTACATCGGCGTGGGCTCCGACCACACCGACCGCAAGGTCGAAGCCTATGACGTCACCGTCTCCAAGCAGATGTGCGCCAAGCCCCTGGGCACCGAAGTCTGGCGCTTCGACGATGTGGCCGCGCACTGGGACCAGTTGCAGATGCGCTGCTGGCGCACCCGCAACGGTCAGCGCGAGCTCTATCAGGAAGGGCTTGTCACGCGTCTGCTGGACCCGCGCGACCTGATCCAGCGCCTCACCGGCGAAGACAAGCTGCCGGTGGGCACCGCCATGTTCTGCGGCACGCAAGCCGTGATTGGCGAACTGGGCAGCGGCGAAGCCTTTGAAGTCGAACTCCACGATCCGGTGCGCAAGCGCACGCTGCGCCATGCCTATCGTGTGGCATGCCTGGCGGTCGCACCATGA
- a CDS encoding amidase — protein MSTALPTIAALAADLATGRTTSVALTEQALDRIDGHRNAGGTAFLEVDGDGALAAARAADQARAAGLVASPLAGLPVSIKDLFDVKGQVTRAGSKALTGEPASADAPVVARLRAAGAVLIGRTNMSEFAFSGLGLNPHYGTPRTPFDDARIAGGSTSGGAVSVALDMAVAALGTDTGGSIRIPSAFCGLTGFKPTASRVPLTGAVPLSTSLDSAGPLARTVACCAAFDAIVSGETLDSRPAPLAGLRLLVTRDFVCDGLDAEVAQAFDATLVTLSRLGARIIPFDFPELKRLPQINAAGGLTAAEAWHWHKQLLAKHGEAYDQRVAMRIRRGEQLGAADYIELLAERRAMQARAADLLREADAWLMPTVAVRPPRLDALQSDEAFFATNGLVLRNPSVLNFLDGCAVSLPMPAAEQGMGLSVGGLNGRDARVLQVAGAIEAALQ, from the coding sequence ATGAGCACCGCGCTGCCCACCATCGCCGCGCTCGCTGCCGACCTGGCCACCGGGCGCACCACCAGCGTTGCGCTGACCGAGCAGGCACTGGATCGCATCGACGGCCACCGTAACGCTGGCGGCACCGCCTTCCTGGAAGTCGACGGCGACGGCGCGCTGGCCGCAGCCCGCGCCGCTGACCAGGCACGGGCTGCAGGGCTGGTGGCATCGCCGCTGGCCGGGCTGCCGGTCTCCATCAAGGACCTGTTCGACGTAAAAGGGCAGGTGACCCGCGCCGGGTCGAAGGCGCTCACGGGCGAGCCCGCCAGCGCCGACGCGCCCGTGGTGGCGCGCCTGCGCGCCGCCGGCGCCGTGCTGATCGGGCGCACCAACATGAGCGAGTTCGCGTTCTCCGGCCTCGGCCTGAACCCGCACTACGGCACGCCCCGCACGCCCTTCGACGACGCACGCATCGCGGGTGGCTCCACCTCCGGCGGTGCGGTGAGCGTGGCGCTCGATATGGCCGTCGCGGCGCTCGGCACCGACACCGGCGGCTCCATCCGCATCCCCAGCGCGTTCTGCGGCCTGACCGGCTTCAAGCCCACCGCAAGCCGCGTGCCGCTGACCGGCGCCGTGCCACTGTCGACCTCGCTCGACTCCGCCGGCCCGCTGGCGCGCACGGTTGCCTGCTGCGCCGCGTTCGACGCCATCGTCAGCGGCGAAACGCTGGACAGCCGCCCCGCGCCACTGGCCGGGCTGCGTCTGCTGGTGACCCGCGATTTCGTGTGCGACGGCCTCGACGCCGAAGTCGCCCAGGCCTTTGACGCCACGCTCGTCACGCTCTCGCGGCTCGGCGCGCGGATCATCCCGTTCGATTTTCCCGAGCTCAAGCGCCTGCCGCAGATCAACGCCGCCGGCGGCCTCACGGCAGCCGAAGCCTGGCACTGGCACAAGCAGTTGCTGGCCAAACACGGCGAAGCCTACGACCAGCGCGTTGCCATGCGCATCCGCCGCGGCGAGCAACTCGGCGCCGCCGACTACATCGAACTGCTGGCCGAGCGCCGCGCCATGCAGGCGCGCGCCGCCGACCTGCTGCGCGAAGCCGACGCCTGGCTGATGCCCACGGTTGCCGTGCGCCCGCCAAGGCTCGATGCCCTGCAAAGCGACGAAGCCTTCTTCGCCACCAACGGCCTCGTGCTGCGCAACCCCAGCGTGCTCAACTTCCTCGACGGCTGCGCCGTATCGCTGCCCATGCCGGCGGCGGAGCAGGGCATGGGGCTGAGCGTCGGCGGCCTGAACGGGCGCGATGCGCGCGTGCTGCAGGTGGCCGGCGCCATCGAAGCCGCGCTGCAGTAA
- a CDS encoding MFS transporter — protein MTGAPGALESPAHTPAERNEAYRKIAVRLIPFLVFLFVLAWIDRVNVGFAKLQMLQDLQFSEAVYGFGAGIFFIGYFLFEVPSNLLLEKIGARRTLARITILWGFASMAMIFVKTPMQFYALRFLLGVFEAGFFPGVVLYLTYWFPAQRRARINGLFMTSFAIAGVIGGPLAGFIMSSMEGVDGLANWQWLFVIEGIPSVLAGIAVLMFLPEKPISAKWLTPSERDLVTREIEAENRDPAKHSSLRAAFTNSRVWICAAIYFCVVSGNATIAFWSPSIIKELGVKGNLQIGLVSAIPFIAGTLAMVWNGIHSDRTGERRLHCALATLMAAAGLVLTGMWLHSAVLAMVALTIASVGILAAFPVFWSLPSAFLAGTAAAGGIALINSIGNLAGFVAPYMIGWFKTSTGQLSSGLYFVAALEACATVLVLACIKTKVSAKA, from the coding sequence ATGACCGGCGCCCCTGGCGCCCTGGAAAGCCCGGCCCACACCCCGGCAGAGCGCAATGAGGCCTATCGCAAGATCGCGGTGCGGCTGATTCCCTTCCTGGTTTTCCTGTTCGTGCTCGCCTGGATCGACCGCGTCAATGTCGGCTTTGCCAAGCTGCAGATGCTGCAAGACCTGCAATTCAGCGAAGCCGTGTACGGTTTCGGCGCCGGCATCTTCTTCATCGGCTACTTCCTGTTCGAAGTGCCCAGCAATCTCTTGCTGGAAAAAATCGGCGCGCGCCGCACGCTCGCCCGCATCACCATCCTGTGGGGCTTTGCCTCCATGGCGATGATCTTCGTCAAGACCCCCATGCAGTTCTACGCCCTGCGATTCCTGCTCGGCGTGTTCGAAGCCGGCTTCTTTCCCGGCGTCGTGCTCTACCTCACCTACTGGTTCCCCGCCCAGCGCCGCGCTCGCATCAACGGCCTGTTCATGACCTCGTTCGCCATTGCCGGCGTCATCGGCGGCCCGCTCGCGGGTTTCATCATGAGCAGCATGGAAGGCGTCGACGGCCTCGCCAACTGGCAATGGCTGTTCGTCATCGAAGGCATCCCGTCCGTACTCGCCGGCATCGCCGTGCTGATGTTCCTGCCTGAAAAGCCCATCAGCGCCAAATGGCTCACCCCCAGCGAACGCGACCTCGTCACCCGCGAGATCGAAGCCGAAAACCGCGACCCCGCCAAGCACTCCTCGCTGCGCGCCGCCTTCACCAACTCGCGCGTCTGGATCTGCGCCGCCATCTACTTCTGCGTAGTCAGCGGCAACGCCACCATCGCCTTCTGGTCGCCATCCATCATCAAAGAGCTCGGCGTCAAGGGCAACCTGCAGATCGGCCTCGTCTCCGCCATCCCCTTCATCGCAGGCACCCTCGCCATGGTCTGGAACGGCATCCACTCCGACCGCACCGGCGAACGCCGCCTGCACTGTGCGCTAGCCACCCTGATGGCCGCCGCCGGCCTCGTGCTCACCGGCATGTGGCTGCACAGCGCTGTGCTCGCCATGGTGGCGCTCACCATCGCCTCCGTCGGCATCCTCGCCGCCTTCCCGGTCTTCTGGTCGCTGCCCTCCGCCTTCCTCGCCGGCACCGCCGCCGCGGGAGGCATCGCCCTCATCAACTCCATCGGCAACCTCGCCGGCTTCGTCGCGCCCTACATGATCGGCTGGTTCAAAACCAGCACCGGCCAGCTCTCGTCCGGCCTGTACTTTGTCGCCGCACTGGAAGCCTGTGCCACCGTCCTGGTGCTGGCATGCATCAAAACCAAGGTCAGCGCGAAGGCATAG